A part of Ornithodoros turicata isolate Travis unplaced genomic scaffold, ASM3712646v1 ctg00000947.1, whole genome shotgun sequence genomic DNA contains:
- the LOC135375838 gene encoding zinc finger protein 263-like has translation MEDPPTERPPEKKFIQGTHLQRHKMMHTGENPWKCDLCPAQFNRNAHLRLHKRTHNGEKPYKCDVCPAKFRRSSDMQRHKRTRTGEKPYKCDVCPAKFSRSSSDRASTYSITSGHTWGSSHKSGTSVPQNSATAWDEKSYRSILCLANSRHITNLQL, from the exons ATGGAAGATCCACCCACGGAACGACCTCCAGAAAAGA agttcatccAGGGCACGCACCTGCAGCGCCACAAGATGATGCACACTGGCGAGAATCCATggaagtgcgatctctgtcctgcacagTTCAACCGGAATGCGCATCTACGGcttcacaagcggacacacaatggggagaagccatacaagtgtgacgtcTGCCCTGCAAAGTTCCGCCGGAGCAGTGACATGCAGCGCCATAAGAGGACACGCAccggtgagaagccatacaagtgcgatgtctgtcCTGCAAAGTTCAGCCGGAGCAG TTCAGACAGAGCAAGCACCTACAgcatcacaagcggacacacatggGGGAGCAGCCATAAAAGTGGGACCTCTGTCCCGCAGAATTCAGCCACAGCGTGGGACGAGAAGTCATACAGGAGCATTCTCTGTCTTGCAAACTCGAGGCACATCACGAACCTGCAGCTTTAG
- the LOC135375840 gene encoding zinc finger protein 501-like, with translation MNKPRGTCEQEYSGRISSNAQFKITTTTVELQPDSTALFTMNDQPAERHRDESKPCALACMSKASLECHMFAHSHNESEKSPTAPPTDVQMGEKSSGCNIYSSAFSWSAGDENHMVKHTDKRPYKTDVCPAEFSLSGNLQQHTQTDSCKKPYKCDVCPAEFSRSSHLQHHKLTHTGEKSYKCDLCPAEFSQRGNLQRHKWTHTGEKPYKCDVCPAEFRQGGHLQQHRRTHTCEKPYKCNLCPAELKQSANLSHHRRTHIGKKPYKCDLCPAAFSQRRYLQRHKRTHTGEKAYKCDLCPAAFSQRRYLHCHKRTHTGEKAYKCSLCPAGFRQSAALSRHKRAHASEKPYKCNVCPAEFSQGGYLRQHKRTHTGEKPYKCDVCSAEFSREFSQSGTLQQHKRTHTGEKPYKCDLCPAVFRQRVTLSRHKRTHTEQHKQAPWGEKPQKNVLCSADLRHNTKLQCSKKTYMKAKPYKCNLCAAQFIWSRNKEQEKAPVSSILRTSPEALVTKYLQVALSQMRGSRSAEQQLKLD, from the exons ATGAACAAGCCCAGAGGCACTTGTGAACAAGAATACTCAGGGCGCATTTCTTCAAATGCGCAGTTCAAGATCACCACCACAACAGTTGAACTGCAGCCCGACAGCACTGCACTATTCACTATGAATGACCAACCTGCTGAGCGTCATCGAGACGAGAGCAAGCCATGTGCACTTGCATGCATGTCGAAAGCCAGCCTCGAATGCCACATGTTTGCACACTCTCACAATGAGTCTGAAAAGTCTCCCACCGCTCCTCCAACGGATGTTCAGATGGGAGAGAAGAGTTCTGGGTGCAACATCTATTCCTCTGCATTCTCGTGGTCTGCAGGTGACGAGAACCACATGGTGAAGCATACTGACAAGAGGCCATACAAGACCGATGTCTGCCCTGCCGAGTTCAGCCTGagcgggaacctacagcagcacacgCAAACAGATTCATGCaagaaaccatacaagtgcgatgtctgccctgcggagttcagccggaGTTCTCACCTGCAGCATCACAAgctgacacacacgggcgagaagtcatacaagtgcgacctctgtcctgcagagttcagccagagggggaacctacagcgtcacaagtggacacacacgggtgagaagccatacaagtgcgatgtctgccctgcggagttcagacAGGGTGggcacctacagcagcacaggcggacacacacctgcgagaagccatacaagtgcaacctctgtcctgcagagttgaAACAGAGCGCAAACCTGTCACATCACAGGCGAACACACATCGGCaagaagccatacaaatgcgatctctgtcctgcagcattTAGCCAGAGGAGGTACTtacagcgtcacaagcggacGCATACGGGCGAGAAGgcgtacaagtgcgatctctgtcctgcggCGTTCAGCCAGAGGAGGTACTTACACTgtcacaagcggacgcacacgggcgagaaggcGTACAAGTGCAGTCTCTGTCCTGCGGGGTTCAGACAGAGCGCAGCCCTGTCACGTCACAAGCGAGCACACGCaagtgagaagccatacaagtgcaatgtctgccctgcagagttcagtcagggcggatacctacggcagcacaagcgaacacacacaggtgagaagccatacaagtgcgatgtctgctctGCGGAGTTTAGCCGAG agttcagccagagcgggaccctgcagcagcacaagcggacacacacgggcgagaagccatacaagtgcgatctctgtcctgcagtgttcagaCAGCGTGTAACCTTGTCACGtcacaagcgaacacacacgg AACAGCACAAGCAGGCACCCTGGGGTGAGAAGCCACAAAAGAACGTTCTCTGTTCTGCAGACCTGAGGCACAACACAAAGCTGCAGTGTAGCAAGAAGACTTACATGAAAgcgaagccatacaagtgcaacctCTGTGCTGCACAATTCATATGGAGCAGGAACAAA GAGCAAGAGAAAGCACCGGTATCCTCCATATTAAGGACAAGCCCAGAGGCACTCGTGACCAAGTATCTCCAGGTTGCACTTTCTCAAATGCGCGGTTCGAGATCAGCAGAGCAACAGTTGAAGCTCGATTAA
- the LOC135375854 gene encoding zinc finger protein 664-like — protein MQLSPEFSGQIVKVKSEPPDFACLPEEGQVQQQQCNELPPGGDADGVTSGTCHIKEERREESSNEHPIIEVKTEPYNVAIITELDQMGRNCDSIPEDARGNTDTLHIKDKPKGTCDQEYSSCASSGAQFNTTAVELQPDGTALFTMNDQPAERHRDQSKPRALACMSNSSLECHMFAECHNESEKCSTPPPTDIQMGEKGSGCNIYPSAFSWSRSDDNHVAKHTEKRPYKCDVCPAEFSQGGHLRRHKRAHTGEKPYKCDVCPAEFSQGGHLRQHKRAHTGEKPHKCDVCPAEFSQGANLRQHKRAHTGEKPYKCDVCSAEFSWGGNLRQHKRAHTGEKPYKCDVCPAEFSHSGNLRRHKRAHTGEKPYKCDVCPAEFSQGGHLRQHKRAHTEEKPYKCDVCPAEFSWGGNLRRHKRAHTGEKPYKCHLCHAEFSRSGPLQQHKRAHTGEKPYKCDVCHAKFSYNGNLQQHKRTHTAEQP, from the exons ATGCAGCTCTCACCAGAGTTCAGTGGTCAGATCGTGAAAGTGAAATCGGAACCACCCGATTTTGCCTGCCTGCCAGAAGAGGGCCAGGTACAGCAACAGCAGTGCAACGAGCTTCCACCAGGAGGTGATGCTGATG GAGTGACATCTGGTACGTGTCACATTAAAGAAGAACGTCGAGAGGAATCTTCCAATGAACATCCAATCATAGAAGTGAAGACAGAGCCTTACAATGTTGCAATCATAACAGAGCTGGACCAGATGGGACGCAACTGTGATTCAATACCTGAAG ACGCAAGAGGGAACACTGATACGCTCCATATTAAGGACAAGCCTAAAGGCACTTGTGATCAAGAATACTCTAGTTGCGCTTCTTCAGGTGCACAGTTCAACACAACAGCAGTTGAACTGCAGCCCGACGGCACTGCACTATTCACTATGAATGACCAACCCGCTGAGCGACATCGAGACCAGAGCAAGCCACGTGCACTCGCATGCATGTCGAATAGCAGCCTCGAATGCCACATGTTTGCAGAGTGTCACAATGAGTCTGAAAAGTGTTCCACTCCTCCTCCGACGGATATACAGATGGGAGAGAAGGGTTCTGGGTGCAACATCTATCCCTCTGCATTCTCGTGGTCACGAAGTGACGACAACCATGTGGCGAAGCATACTGAGaagaggccatacaagtgcgatgtctgccctgcggagttcagtcagggCGGGCACCTACGGCggcacaagcgagcacacacgggagagaagccatacaagtgcgatgtctgccctgcagagttcagtcagggcgggcacctacggcagcacaagcgagcacacacgggagaaaagccacacaagtgcgatgtctgccctgcggaatTCAGTCAGGGCGCGAAcctacggcagcacaagcgagcacacacgggagagaagccatacaagtgcgatgtctgctctGCGGAGTTCAGTTGGGGCGGAAAcctacggcagcacaagcgagcacacacgggagagaagccatacaagtgcgatgtctgccctgcggagttcagtcatAGCGGGAACCTACGGCggcacaagcgagcacacacgggagagaagccatacaagtgcgatgtctgccctgcggagttcagtcagggcgggcacctacggcagcacaagcgagcacacactgaagagaagccatacaagtgtgatgtctgccctgcggagttcagttgGGGCGGAAACCTACGGCGGCATAAGAGagcacacacgggcgagaagccatacaagtgccacCTCTGCCACGCAGAGTTCAGCCGCAGCGGGcccctacagcagcacaagcgggcacacacgggggagaagccatacaagtgtgacgtTTGCCACGCAAAGTTTAGTTACAACGGGaatctacagcagcacaagcggacacacacggctGAGCAGCCATAA